Proteins encoded by one window of Companilactobacillus ginsenosidimutans:
- the gyrA gene encoding DNA gyrase subunit A, with translation MDDRRISDVNLTEVMKRSFVDYAASVIVSRALPDVRDGLKPVHRRILYGMNELGVTPDKPYKKSARAVGDIMGKYHPHGDSSIYEAMVRMAQDFSYRYPLVDGHGNFGSIDGDPPAAMRYTEARMSKMAVEMLRDINKDTVDLVANYDGEEKEPMVLPARFPNLLVNGATGIAVGMTTNIPSHNLKEVIDALHILMRNKDAELPELMKVLPGPDFATGGIIMGRSGIRRAYETGKGTITLRAKVDIVDKKNGAEQIIVTELPYMVNKATLVERIAELARDKKIEGITDLNDESDREGMRIVIDIRRDMSASVILNNLYKLTQLQISYGINMVAIVGKTPKVLSLKQVLLEYLKHQEIVIRRRTEYDLKRAEARAHILEGLRIALDHIDEIIKIIRGSQTSVIAKQTLMDSFKLSDKQSQAILDMRLVRLTGLEREKVEAEYQELVAKIADYKDILAKPERIDKIIYDELLDIQEKFGDPRRTEIRASEITNIEDEDLIEEENILIVLTHNGYIKRLSADEFRVQNRGGRGIQGMGVHDDDFIEQLIYASTHDRLLFFTNTGKVYRTKGYEVPEYGRTAKGIPVINLLNIEKGEKIQTIINVGRDVDRDNSFLFFVTKYGTVKRTAVNDFANIRHSGLRAIALRDEDELNNVFMTDGSKVIFIGTHKGYAVTFSETDVRPMGRTASGVRGIKLREEDYVVGSSILSSDQEVLTISENGYGKRTAATEYPVKGRGGKGIKTANVTEKNGPIAGVAAVSGDEDIMLVTNTGVMIRFDVENVSQTGRATLGVRLIKVDDKAFVSTMALIAHEDEEEVDEESADAPETPSSDDSANTEDGTNNEETQDSTDSSETAPDEDDSDNNDSGSDNPEE, from the coding sequence ATGGACGATAGAAGAATTTCAGACGTTAACTTAACGGAAGTCATGAAAAGATCCTTCGTTGATTACGCTGCCAGTGTTATCGTATCTCGTGCTCTTCCAGATGTACGTGATGGTTTAAAGCCAGTTCACCGTCGTATTTTATACGGTATGAATGAACTTGGTGTTACACCTGATAAGCCATACAAAAAGAGTGCTCGTGCTGTCGGGGATATCATGGGTAAGTATCACCCCCATGGTGACTCATCTATTTACGAAGCAATGGTAAGAATGGCTCAGGACTTTAGTTATCGCTATCCATTGGTTGATGGACACGGAAACTTTGGTTCTATTGATGGTGATCCACCTGCTGCTATGCGTTATACCGAAGCTCGTATGAGTAAGATGGCCGTTGAAATGTTGCGAGACATCAACAAAGACACTGTTGATCTTGTAGCTAACTACGATGGTGAAGAAAAAGAACCAATGGTCCTACCTGCCAGATTCCCTAACTTACTAGTTAATGGAGCAACTGGTATTGCCGTTGGTATGACAACCAATATTCCATCACATAACTTGAAAGAAGTTATTGATGCATTACATATTTTGATGAGAAATAAGGATGCTGAACTTCCAGAATTGATGAAAGTTTTGCCTGGACCTGATTTTGCCACTGGTGGTATTATCATGGGTCGCTCAGGTATCAGACGTGCATATGAAACAGGTAAGGGTACCATTACCTTACGTGCGAAAGTTGATATTGTTGATAAGAAGAATGGTGCGGAACAAATTATTGTTACTGAACTACCTTATATGGTCAACAAAGCTACTTTAGTTGAAAGAATTGCTGAACTTGCTCGTGACAAGAAAATTGAAGGTATTACTGACCTCAATGATGAATCTGACCGTGAAGGTATGAGAATCGTTATTGATATCCGTCGTGATATGTCAGCTTCAGTTATCTTGAATAATCTTTACAAGTTGACACAGTTACAAATTTCATATGGTATCAACATGGTTGCAATCGTTGGCAAGACTCCAAAAGTTCTTTCATTAAAACAAGTCCTTTTGGAATACTTGAAGCATCAAGAAATAGTTATTCGTAGAAGAACAGAATACGATTTAAAACGTGCTGAAGCTCGTGCTCATATTCTCGAGGGATTGAGAATTGCTTTGGATCACATCGATGAGATAATTAAGATCATCCGTGGTTCACAAACTTCAGTTATTGCTAAACAAACATTAATGGATAGCTTCAAACTATCTGACAAACAATCACAAGCTATCTTGGATATGCGTCTTGTTCGTTTGACAGGTTTGGAACGTGAAAAAGTCGAAGCCGAATATCAAGAGTTAGTTGCAAAAATTGCTGATTACAAAGATATTTTGGCTAAGCCAGAACGTATCGATAAAATCATTTATGATGAATTATTAGATATCCAAGAAAAATTTGGTGATCCCCGTCGTACTGAAATTCGTGCGAGTGAAATTACTAATATCGAAGATGAAGATCTCATCGAAGAAGAAAATATCTTGATTGTTCTAACTCATAATGGATACATCAAGCGTCTTTCTGCCGATGAATTTAGAGTTCAAAACCGTGGTGGACGTGGTATTCAAGGTATGGGTGTTCATGATGATGACTTCATTGAACAACTAATCTATGCCTCAACACATGACCGTCTATTGTTCTTTACTAATACTGGTAAAGTTTATAGAACAAAAGGTTACGAGGTTCCTGAATATGGTCGTACTGCCAAAGGTATTCCAGTTATAAACTTATTAAACATTGAAAAAGGTGAGAAGATTCAAACCATTATCAATGTCGGTAGGGATGTCGATCGTGATAACTCCTTCCTATTCTTTGTTACAAAATATGGAACAGTTAAGAGAACGGCAGTTAATGACTTCGCCAATATCAGACATTCAGGTCTGCGTGCAATTGCATTGAGGGATGAAGATGAGCTTAACAACGTCTTTATGACAGACGGTAGCAAAGTTATCTTTATCGGAACACATAAGGGTTACGCCGTAACCTTTAGTGAGACTGATGTTCGTCCAATGGGAAGAACTGCATCTGGTGTTCGTGGTATCAAATTGCGTGAAGAAGATTACGTAGTTGGTTCATCAATTCTTTCATCAGATCAAGAAGTCTTAACGATTTCCGAAAATGGTTATGGTAAGAGAACTGCAGCAACTGAATATCCAGTTAAAGGTCGTGGTGGTAAAGGTATCAAGACTGCCAACGTTACTGAAAAGAACGGACCTATCGCCGGTGTTGCAGCTGTTAGTGGGGATGAAGATATCATGCTTGTTACTAACACAGGTGTCATGATCAGATTTGATGTAGAAAATGTTTCTCAAACTGGTCGTGCAACTCTTGGTGTTAGATTAATCAAGGTTGATGACAAAGCATTCGTTTCAACTATGGCATTAATTGCTCACGAAGATGAAGAGGAAGTCGATGAAGAATCTGCCGATGCTCCTGAAACTCCATCATCTGACGACAGCGCAAATACTGAAGATGGAACTAATAATGAAGAAACACAAGATTCAACAGACTCATCTGAAACTGCTCCAGACGAAGATGACTCAGACAATAATGATTCAGGCTCAGACAATCCTGAAGAATAA
- the gyrB gene encoding DNA topoisomerase (ATP-hydrolyzing) subunit B: MAENSRKEELEAKEEKAEEYDASQIQVLEGLEAVRKRPGMYIGSTSAQGLHHLVWEIIDNGIDEALAGFATKIDVTVEPDNSITVFDDGRGIPVDIQKKTGKPALETVYTILHAGGKFGGGGYKVSGGLHGVGASVVNALSSSLEVVVTRAGKKYGIEFEKGKVKNPMHDAGTAPEFEHGTLVHFVPDPDIFTETTVYDDKTLVTRIRELAFLNKGLKLTFTDKRKDTAEKLVFHYEGGIKSYVEYLDKGKDVLFDEPIYLEGMQNDITVEVALQYIDEYHTNLMTFANNIHTYEGGTHEVGFKTALTRVINDYAHKNKLMKENEKLSGEDVREGMTAVVSVKHPDPQFEGQTKTKLGNSDARTATDRLFSEHFMKFMMENPGVAKKIIEKGTLATKARLAAKRAREVTRKQNGLEISNLPGKLADNSSKDPEISELFIVEGDSAGGSAKTGRSRLTQAILPIRGKILNVEKATMDKILANEEIRTLFTAMGTGFGEEFDISKARYHKVIIMTDADVDGAHIRTLLLTLLYRYMRPIVDAGYVYIAKPPLYQVRQGKIMKYLDTDKEKDEFISQLPAKPEPKIQRYKGLGEMDAEQLWETTMDPEKRRLDRVRLDDAVEASEIFSMLMGDKVAPRREFIEDNARYAEVDY, translated from the coding sequence ATGGCTGAAAACAGCAGAAAAGAAGAACTAGAAGCAAAAGAAGAAAAAGCTGAAGAATATGATGCCAGTCAAATCCAAGTTTTAGAGGGACTCGAAGCTGTTCGTAAGAGACCTGGTATGTATATTGGATCTACTAGTGCACAAGGACTTCACCATCTTGTTTGGGAAATTATCGATAATGGTATTGATGAGGCACTTGCCGGATTCGCTACAAAAATCGATGTAACTGTTGAACCTGACAATTCCATCACAGTTTTTGATGACGGACGTGGTATCCCTGTTGATATTCAAAAGAAGACTGGTAAGCCAGCTCTTGAAACTGTTTATACAATCCTTCACGCCGGTGGTAAATTCGGCGGTGGCGGATACAAAGTTTCTGGTGGACTTCACGGTGTTGGTGCTTCTGTAGTTAACGCCTTGAGTAGTTCACTTGAAGTTGTTGTTACCCGTGCCGGTAAGAAATATGGCATCGAGTTTGAAAAAGGTAAAGTTAAGAATCCAATGCATGATGCTGGTACTGCTCCAGAATTCGAGCATGGTACCTTAGTTCATTTCGTTCCGGATCCTGATATTTTTACCGAAACAACTGTCTATGACGACAAGACTTTGGTTACAAGAATCCGTGAACTAGCTTTCTTGAACAAAGGCTTGAAGCTTACATTTACTGACAAACGTAAAGATACCGCTGAAAAACTTGTTTTCCACTATGAAGGTGGTATTAAGAGTTACGTTGAATACCTCGACAAGGGTAAGGATGTCTTATTTGACGAGCCTATTTACCTTGAAGGTATGCAAAATGATATTACCGTTGAAGTTGCCTTGCAATATATCGACGAATATCACACTAACTTGATGACTTTTGCCAATAACATTCACACCTATGAAGGTGGTACTCACGAAGTTGGATTTAAGACTGCGTTGACACGTGTTATTAACGACTATGCTCACAAGAACAAGCTTATGAAGGAAAATGAAAAACTTTCCGGTGAAGATGTTCGTGAAGGGATGACTGCTGTTGTTTCAGTTAAGCATCCAGATCCACAATTCGAAGGTCAGACTAAGACTAAATTAGGTAACTCTGACGCAAGAACTGCGACTGATCGTTTATTCAGTGAACACTTCATGAAGTTTATGATGGAAAATCCTGGCGTTGCCAAGAAGATCATCGAAAAAGGTACTTTAGCAACTAAAGCTAGACTTGCTGCTAAACGTGCTCGTGAAGTTACCAGAAAACAAAATGGTCTTGAAATCAGTAATTTGCCTGGTAAATTAGCTGATAATTCAAGTAAAGATCCAGAAATTTCAGAATTATTTATCGTCGAGGGTGATTCTGCCGGTGGTTCTGCTAAGACTGGTAGATCTCGTTTAACACAAGCAATCCTACCTATTAGAGGTAAGATTTTGAATGTTGAAAAAGCCACAATGGATAAAATTTTAGCTAATGAAGAAATCAGAACTTTGTTCACAGCGATGGGAACTGGTTTTGGTGAAGAATTCGATATTTCTAAAGCACGTTATCATAAAGTTATTATTATGACCGATGCCGATGTCGATGGTGCACACATTCGTACCCTTCTATTGACACTACTTTATCGATACATGAGACCAATTGTTGATGCAGGCTATGTTTATATCGCCAAGCCACCTTTGTATCAAGTTCGCCAAGGTAAGATTATGAAATACCTTGATACTGATAAAGAAAAAGATGAATTTATTTCTCAACTTCCAGCAAAACCAGAACCAAAGATTCAACGTTACAAGGGTCTTGGTGAAATGGATGCTGAACAACTCTGGGAAACAACTATGGATCCAGAAAAGAGAAGATTAGATCGTGTTCGACTCGATGATGCAGTCGAAGCTAGCGAAATCTTTTCAATGTTAATGGGTGACAAGGTTGCTCCAAGAAGAGAATTCATTGAAGACAATGCTCGTTATGCCGAGGTTGACTATTAA
- the recF gene encoding DNA replication/repair protein RecF (All proteins in this family for which functions are known are DNA-binding proteins that assist the filamentation of RecA onto DNA for the initiation of recombination or recombinational repair.) — MFVKELELQNYRNYESLKIDFSPNINVFLGRNAQGKTNLLEAMYFLALTRSHRTSNDKDLIRWGSDFARISGTVIKDNSSRLKMNLVISKSGKKAKLNNLEQRKLSSYIGNLNVVLFSPEDLSIVKGNPNVRRKFVDMEFGQISAQYLKTVSQFRSVLKQRNVYLKKLQHRETKDLVYLDVLSDQLAAYCAEVTETRLTFLQRLQVFIQKIHANITDNQEVLQLHYSSFFNVEGKSVEEIYNLYKDTFKKNYRKEIHRGVTLFGPHRDDIKFLVNDKNVQDFGSQGQQRSVALSLKLAEVELIKEEVGDYPILLLDDVLSELDEKRQTQLLSSIGSEIQTFITTTSIDDVDQTLIKDPNVLTIIDGKIKQEEI; from the coding sequence TTGTTCGTAAAAGAACTTGAGCTTCAGAATTATCGCAATTATGAATCTTTAAAGATTGATTTTTCGCCTAATATTAATGTTTTTTTGGGACGTAATGCACAAGGCAAGACGAATTTATTAGAAGCTATGTATTTTTTAGCTTTGACCAGAAGCCATAGAACATCCAATGACAAGGATTTAATTAGATGGGGAAGTGATTTTGCTAGAATTTCAGGTACGGTTATCAAAGATAATTCTAGTCGATTGAAGATGAATTTGGTCATCAGCAAGTCCGGTAAGAAAGCTAAGTTGAATAACTTAGAGCAACGCAAGTTGTCTAGTTATATAGGTAATTTGAACGTTGTTTTGTTCTCACCAGAGGATTTGTCGATCGTCAAAGGTAATCCGAATGTAAGACGGAAATTTGTTGATATGGAATTTGGACAAATTTCGGCACAGTATCTAAAGACGGTTAGCCAATTTAGATCTGTTTTAAAACAAAGAAATGTTTATCTGAAAAAATTACAACATCGCGAGACTAAGGATTTAGTCTATTTAGATGTTTTATCTGATCAGCTTGCAGCTTATTGTGCAGAGGTAACTGAAACACGTTTAACTTTTCTGCAGCGGCTGCAAGTTTTTATTCAGAAAATTCATGCAAACATTACTGATAACCAAGAAGTTTTGCAGCTTCACTACAGTAGTTTTTTTAACGTGGAAGGTAAAAGTGTAGAGGAAATCTACAACCTATATAAGGATACTTTCAAAAAGAACTATCGCAAAGAAATTCATCGTGGTGTCACTCTTTTTGGCCCACACAGGGATGATATTAAATTCTTAGTTAATGATAAAAATGTTCAAGACTTCGGATCTCAGGGACAGCAACGTTCAGTTGCATTGAGTCTGAAGTTGGCTGAGGTTGAGTTAATCAAAGAAGAAGTAGGGGATTATCCAATTTTGTTGTTGGATGATGTTTTATCAGAGCTGGACGAAAAACGACAAACTCAACTGTTGTCGTCAATCGGTTCAGAAATCCAAACTTTCATTACTACGACATCTATTGATGATGTTGATCAAACTTTGATTAAAGATCCTAATGTTTTAACGATTATTGACGGAAAAATCAAACAGGAGGAAATTTAA
- the yaaA gene encoding S4 domain-containing protein YaaA, which produces MSQKIAIETEFITVGQFLKEVGIIGTGGQAKWYLQENSITVNGEPENRRGKKLHKGDTIVAESQTFEIE; this is translated from the coding sequence ATGTCGCAAAAAATCGCAATTGAGACCGAATTTATTACTGTTGGACAGTTTTTGAAGGAAGTCGGTATTATCGGTACTGGTGGACAAGCAAAATGGTACTTACAAGAAAATTCGATCACTGTAAACGGCGAGCCTGAAAATCGTCGAGGAAAGAAACTTCACAAGGGCGATACTATCGTTGCTGAAAGTCAGACTTTTGAAATCGAATAG
- the dnaN gene encoding DNA polymerase III subunit beta, producing the protein MKFSIDRTKFINQTNNVQRAISSKTTIPILTGMKLDLAENGLTITGSNSDISITSFISKEDADNDLTIESLGSIVLPAKFFNEIIKKLPGDNFNLEVLDNNQTLITSGVSEFTINGLDANNYPHLPEVATENQLIFPTDLFKEVVNQTVIAVSNQESRPVLTGVNFIINADGLTSVATDSHRLAQRKIDITSDEEYNLIIPGKSLTELVRTISDSVKEISMSISENQVLFNFDNVMFYSRLLDGRYPETDRLIPDDSSTTLTFDSSNLLSSVERASLLSHESRNNVIKLVIKAADNKATLFGNSPEVGTVEEALDFKTLEGEDLDISFNPDYLKDALRSFGGNTEVEISFTSALHPFTIRPMENKDTFVQLITPVRTF; encoded by the coding sequence ATGAAATTCTCAATTGACCGTACCAAATTCATTAATCAGACTAATAATGTTCAACGAGCTATTTCAAGTAAGACGACAATTCCTATACTTACAGGTATGAAATTAGATCTTGCTGAAAATGGTTTAACAATCACAGGTAGTAATTCAGATATCTCAATTACTTCATTCATTTCTAAAGAAGATGCAGACAACGATTTAACAATCGAGAGTCTAGGATCAATCGTTCTACCAGCTAAATTTTTTAACGAAATTATTAAAAAGCTACCTGGGGATAACTTTAACTTAGAAGTCTTGGACAACAACCAGACTTTAATTACATCTGGAGTTTCTGAATTTACTATTAATGGATTAGACGCTAATAACTATCCACACTTACCTGAAGTTGCTACAGAAAACCAATTGATTTTCCCAACTGATTTGTTCAAAGAAGTTGTTAATCAAACAGTTATTGCTGTATCAAATCAAGAAAGTCGTCCAGTGCTTACTGGTGTTAACTTCATTATTAACGCCGATGGATTAACATCTGTTGCTACTGATAGTCACCGTTTGGCTCAAAGAAAAATTGATATCACTAGTGATGAAGAATACAACTTGATCATTCCTGGTAAGAGTTTGACTGAATTAGTTAGAACTATCAGTGATTCAGTTAAAGAAATCTCAATGTCAATTTCTGAAAACCAAGTTCTATTCAATTTTGACAACGTTATGTTCTATTCACGTTTGTTAGACGGTAGATATCCAGAAACTGATCGCCTAATTCCTGATGACTCAAGTACTACTTTGACTTTTGATTCATCAAATCTACTTTCTTCAGTTGAACGTGCTTCACTTCTTTCACACGAAAGTAGAAATAATGTTATCAAGTTAGTAATTAAAGCTGCTGACAATAAAGCAACTCTATTCGGAAATTCACCTGAAGTTGGTACTGTTGAAGAAGCACTCGACTTTAAAACCCTTGAAGGTGAAGATTTAGATATTTCATTTAATCCAGATTATTTGAAAGATGCACTTCGTTCATTTGGTGGAAACACTGAAGTTGAGATCAGTTTTACATCTGCTCTTCATCCATTTACCATTAGACCAATGGAAAACAAGGACACCTTTGTTCAATTAATTACTCCAGTTCGTACATTTTAA
- the dnaA gene encoding chromosomal replication initiator protein DnaA: protein MQEPNDSSTQELKKFWNYFTSKIKKEITSTSYSTWVESAKPLYIDGNDIHISVQSELHKDYWERNYVKNIAIDSYQYNGTELNPIIETEEDRKESENSSEPAPQNDSDSNNTDSSSHLFENTHLNPKYTFDTFIVGGANNMAHAAAVAAAGEPGQIYNPLFIYGGVGLGKTHLMQAIGHEMLKNNPKARVKYVTSETFTNDLVVSIGSGSQDAFREEYRSCDLLLIDDVQFFADKRGTQEEFFHTFNRLHENNKQIVLTSDRLPNEIPKLQERLVSRFKWGLSVDITAPDLETRIAILRNKAKAEHLEIPNDTLSYIAEQISTNVRELEGALLRVQAYSTMRNADINKALAADALKALKLSKAKGGLTVTTIQNKVAKYYHVSIADLKGKKRVKTIVLPRQIAMYLSRELTDRSLPQIGMEFGGKDHTTVMHSCDKIGELTAKNDDVKQAVEELRDELKN from the coding sequence TTGCAGGAACCAAATGACTCATCTACACAAGAATTAAAAAAGTTTTGGAACTATTTCACTTCAAAAATCAAAAAGGAAATAACTTCTACTAGTTATTCAACCTGGGTTGAAAGTGCAAAACCACTATATATTGATGGCAACGATATTCATATTTCAGTTCAATCAGAATTACACAAAGATTATTGGGAACGTAATTATGTAAAAAATATTGCGATCGATTCTTACCAATATAATGGAACTGAATTGAATCCTATCATCGAAACTGAAGAAGATAGGAAAGAATCAGAAAATTCGTCTGAGCCTGCTCCTCAGAATGATAGTGATAGCAACAATACTGATTCATCTTCGCATTTATTTGAAAATACACATTTGAATCCAAAATATACTTTTGACACATTTATTGTTGGTGGTGCCAATAATATGGCTCATGCTGCTGCCGTCGCTGCTGCAGGTGAACCTGGTCAAATTTATAATCCGCTATTTATTTATGGTGGTGTAGGTCTTGGTAAGACCCATCTAATGCAAGCCATTGGACACGAGATGTTAAAGAATAATCCAAAAGCCCGTGTTAAATACGTGACCAGTGAAACTTTCACTAATGACCTGGTTGTTTCGATTGGATCAGGATCTCAGGATGCATTCCGTGAAGAATATCGAAGCTGTGATTTGCTATTAATTGATGATGTTCAATTTTTCGCAGATAAACGTGGAACTCAAGAAGAGTTTTTCCACACATTTAATCGTCTTCACGAAAATAATAAACAAATCGTCTTAACTTCAGACCGTCTTCCAAATGAAATTCCCAAGTTACAAGAACGTCTAGTTTCTCGTTTCAAATGGGGTTTATCTGTTGATATAACAGCACCTGACTTGGAAACTCGTATCGCAATTTTACGCAACAAGGCCAAGGCAGAACATCTAGAAATTCCAAACGATACTTTGTCTTACATTGCTGAGCAAATTAGTACTAACGTCCGTGAACTAGAGGGCGCCTTACTAAGAGTTCAGGCATACTCAACTATGAGAAACGCTGATATAAACAAGGCTTTGGCTGCTGATGCACTAAAAGCTTTGAAATTGTCTAAGGCAAAAGGTGGTTTAACTGTCACCACTATTCAAAATAAAGTTGCAAAATACTACCATGTTTCAATTGCTGACTTAAAAGGTAAGAAACGTGTTAAGACTATTGTTTTACCGCGTCAAATCGCTATGTACTTATCTAGAGAATTGACAGATCGTTCACTTCCACAAATTGGAATGGAGTTCGGTGGTAAGGACCATACGACAGTAATGCACTCGTGTGATAAAATAGGTGAATTAACCGCAAAAAATGATGACGTCAAACAAGCAGTCGAAGAATTGCGTGACGAATTGAAAAATTAG